The following are encoded in a window of Variovorax paradoxus genomic DNA:
- the pmbA gene encoding metalloprotease PmbA — MTTSSSRADSGFAYSRSFFENLVDSALAHAKKLGATDAGAEASEGCGLSVSVRKGELENVERNRDKSLGITVYVGHRRGNASTSDFSEAAIARTVQAAYDIARFTAEDPVSGLPDEDDIAKVHPELDLFHPWAVTSEQAAAMALECEAAALSTDKRITNSEGAGVSAQQSHFFSAHTHGFRGGYASSRHSISVAPIAGKGDGMQRDAWYSSMRSADELASPQAVGRYAAERALSRLKSRKIKTTECPVLFESPLAVGLLGGLVQAVSGGALYRKSTFLLDSLGKPVLPKHVDIAEDPHVMRGKGSSPFDDEGVVTRARKVVDAGRLEGYFLSTYSARKLGMKTTGNAGGSHNLTLSSRLTKHGDDLDAMLAKLGTGLFVIELMGQGVNYVTGDYSRGASGFWVEKGRIAFPVEEITIAGNLRDMLMGIEAIGADAYTFGAKTTGSILVNRMKVAGA; from the coding sequence ATGACGACATCCTCCTCGCGCGCCGATTCCGGCTTCGCCTACAGCCGTTCCTTCTTCGAAAACCTGGTCGATTCGGCCCTGGCCCACGCCAAAAAGCTCGGGGCCACCGACGCCGGCGCCGAGGCCTCCGAGGGCTGCGGCCTGAGCGTCTCGGTGCGCAAGGGCGAACTCGAGAACGTCGAGCGCAACCGCGACAAGTCGCTGGGCATCACGGTCTACGTGGGCCACCGCCGCGGCAACGCCAGCACCTCCGACTTCTCAGAGGCGGCCATCGCCCGCACCGTGCAGGCGGCCTACGACATCGCCCGCTTCACGGCCGAAGACCCGGTGAGCGGCCTGCCCGACGAAGACGACATCGCCAAGGTGCACCCCGAGCTCGACCTGTTCCACCCCTGGGCCGTGACCAGCGAGCAGGCCGCGGCCATGGCGCTGGAGTGCGAGGCAGCGGCGCTGTCGACCGACAAGCGCATCACCAACAGCGAAGGCGCCGGCGTCTCGGCGCAGCAGAGCCATTTCTTCAGCGCCCACACGCACGGTTTTCGCGGCGGCTACGCCAGCTCGCGGCACTCGATTTCGGTGGCGCCCATCGCCGGCAAGGGCGACGGCATGCAGCGCGACGCCTGGTACAGCTCGATGCGCTCGGCCGACGAACTCGCCAGCCCGCAGGCCGTGGGCCGCTACGCCGCCGAACGGGCGCTGAGCCGTCTCAAGTCGCGCAAGATCAAGACCACCGAATGCCCGGTGCTGTTCGAGTCGCCGCTGGCCGTGGGCCTCTTGGGCGGGCTGGTGCAGGCCGTGAGCGGCGGGGCGCTGTACCGCAAGAGCACCTTCCTGCTCGATTCGCTGGGCAAGCCCGTGCTGCCCAAGCACGTCGACATTGCCGAAGACCCGCACGTGATGCGCGGCAAGGGCAGCTCGCCCTTCGACGACGAAGGCGTGGTCACCCGCGCACGCAAGGTGGTCGATGCCGGCCGCCTCGAAGGCTACTTTCTCTCGACCTACTCGGCACGCAAGCTGGGCATGAAGACCACCGGCAACGCCGGCGGCTCGCACAACCTGACGCTGAGCTCGCGCCTCACGAAGCACGGCGACGACCTCGACGCCATGCTGGCCAAGCTGGGCACGGGCCTGTTCGTCATCGAGCTGATGGGGCAGGGCGTGAACTACGTGACCGGCGACTACTCGCGCGGCGCGAGCGGTTTCTGGGTCGAAAAAGGCCGCATCGCCTTTCCAGTGGAAGAAATCACAATTGCCGGCAATTTGCGCGACATGCTCATGGGAATCGAGGCGATTGGCGCAGATGCTTACACTTTCGGCGCAAAAACCACGGGGTCGATCCTGGTCAACCGCATGAAGGTGGCCGGCGCCTGA
- the mog gene encoding molybdopterin adenylyltransferase, translating to MSAPDSVRIGIVSISDRASSGTYEDKGLPALKEWLGRALKNPLEFEARLIPDETARISATLIELVDAGCSLVLTTGGTGPALRDVTPEATLAVAHKEMPGFGEQMRQISLRFVPTAILSRQVAVIRDQSLIINLPGQPKSIAETLEGLKDADGTQIVPGIFAAVPYCIDLIGGPYLETDDTVCKAFRPKSAIRAAR from the coding sequence ATGAGCGCACCTGACTCCGTCCGCATCGGCATCGTCTCCATCAGCGACCGCGCCTCCAGCGGCACCTACGAAGACAAGGGCCTGCCTGCACTGAAAGAGTGGCTGGGCCGGGCGCTGAAGAACCCGCTCGAATTCGAAGCCCGCCTCATCCCCGACGAAACCGCGCGCATCAGCGCCACGCTCATCGAACTGGTCGACGCCGGCTGCTCGCTCGTGCTCACCACCGGCGGCACCGGGCCCGCGCTGCGCGACGTGACGCCCGAGGCCACGCTGGCCGTGGCCCACAAGGAAATGCCAGGCTTCGGCGAACAGATGCGCCAGATCAGCCTGCGCTTCGTGCCCACCGCCATCCTCTCGCGCCAGGTGGCCGTCATTCGCGACCAGAGCCTCATCATCAACCTGCCGGGCCAGCCCAAGTCGATCGCCGAGACGCTCGAAGGGCTGAAGGACGCCGACGGCACGCAGATCGTCCCCGGCATCTTCGCCGCCGTGCCCTACTGCATCGACCTCATCGGAGGGCCGTACCTCGAGACCGACGACACGGTCTGCAAGGCCTTCCGGCCGAAGTCGGCCATTCGCGCCGCGCGCTGA
- the yjgA gene encoding ribosome biogenesis factor YjgA: MSRKPKKGYFVRGHFVAEGSELDLELKRELKGGTDEASRTELKRESDELQKLGEELLGLRAALFDALPLGEKLVDAITEAKRITNFEGKRRQMQFIGKLMRKLDEPTLEAVKLALVEQNTVPAAEAAALHEAERWRERLIADDDALGGWIETHPATDSQQLRALVRQARKDLKSGPAGEAPRQGKAYREIFQLVRAQLAVHGGADHAEAAAAQDREEDA, encoded by the coding sequence ATGTCCCGCAAACCCAAAAAAGGCTATTTCGTCCGTGGCCACTTCGTTGCCGAAGGCAGCGAACTCGACCTTGAGCTCAAGCGCGAGCTCAAGGGCGGCACCGACGAAGCCAGCCGTACCGAACTCAAGCGCGAGAGCGACGAACTACAAAAGCTCGGCGAGGAGCTGCTCGGCCTGCGCGCGGCCCTGTTCGATGCACTGCCGCTGGGCGAAAAGCTCGTCGATGCCATCACCGAGGCCAAGCGCATCACCAATTTCGAGGGCAAACGCCGCCAGATGCAGTTCATCGGCAAGCTGATGCGCAAGCTCGACGAGCCCACGCTCGAGGCCGTCAAGCTCGCGCTGGTCGAGCAGAACACCGTGCCGGCCGCCGAAGCCGCCGCGCTGCACGAGGCCGAGCGCTGGCGCGAACGCCTCATCGCCGACGACGACGCCCTCGGCGGCTGGATCGAAACCCACCCCGCCACCGACTCGCAGCAGCTGCGCGCTCTCGTGCGCCAGGCCCGCAAAGACCTGAAGTCCGGCCCCGCCGGCGAAGCGCCGCGCCAGGGCAAGGCGTATCGCGAGATCTTTCAGCTTGTGCGTGCGCAGCTGGCGGTGCATGGCGGCGCCGACCACGCCGAAGCGGCTGCGGCGCAGGACCGCGAAGAAGACGCATGA